In Erythrobacter litoralis HTCC2594, a single genomic region encodes these proteins:
- a CDS encoding phytoene/squalene synthase family protein, whose translation MSEPGKPIKVPQRPLAPSRILRPTVSRAGGGRDRASLVAKSYEMIAEGSKSFASASKLFDRGTRERVWLLYAWCRRCDDIADGQDLGGELGDQSDIADRVKAIRVLTKRALEGQPTADIAFDAFGQVAAECNLTMEMANDVIAGFELDARGWRPRTGRDLARYCYHVAGAVGVMMARIMGVRPEDEYTLARACDLGLAFQLANIARDMDEDDAAGRCYIPEEWLAEQDIEPGQLMKPHHRGEAADIARDLVLRMHRHQRAARLGTVRLPFRSRWAILAAANIYSEIGYEVDRRGKQAWDRRVVIPRIKKLQLITRAFAEALRNKPLPPDEMPEWELGDILIDVRMLGDIPEQEIKPLPDEE comes from the coding sequence TTGAGCGAGCCGGGCAAACCCATAAAGGTGCCGCAACGCCCCCTCGCGCCCTCGCGCATCCTGCGGCCGACGGTGTCGCGCGCGGGTGGCGGGCGCGACCGGGCGTCGCTGGTGGCCAAGAGCTACGAGATGATCGCCGAAGGGTCGAAGAGCTTCGCCAGCGCCAGCAAGCTGTTCGACCGCGGCACGCGCGAACGGGTGTGGCTGCTCTATGCCTGGTGCCGCCGCTGCGACGACATCGCCGACGGACAGGATCTGGGCGGCGAACTGGGGGATCAATCCGACATCGCTGACCGCGTCAAGGCGATCCGCGTTCTGACAAAGCGCGCGCTCGAAGGCCAGCCGACCGCCGATATCGCCTTTGACGCCTTCGGGCAGGTCGCCGCCGAGTGCAATCTGACGATGGAAATGGCCAACGACGTGATTGCCGGATTCGAACTCGACGCGCGTGGCTGGCGTCCGCGCACGGGGCGGGACCTCGCGCGTTACTGCTACCACGTCGCCGGCGCGGTCGGGGTGATGATGGCGCGGATCATGGGCGTGCGACCGGAAGACGAATACACGCTGGCGCGCGCCTGCGACCTCGGCCTCGCCTTCCAGCTTGCCAACATCGCGCGCGACATGGACGAAGACGATGCGGCGGGCCGCTGCTATATTCCGGAGGAATGGCTGGCGGAGCAGGATATCGAGCCCGGCCAGTTGATGAAGCCGCACCACCGCGGCGAAGCCGCAGATATCGCGCGCGACCTCGTCCTGCGGATGCACCGGCACCAGCGCGCGGCGCGGCTCGGCACCGTCCGGCTCCCGTTTCGCAGCCGCTGGGCGATCCTGGCCGCGGCCAACATCTACAGCGAGATCGGCTACGAGGTGGACCGGCGCGGCAAGCAGGCGTGGGACCGCCGCGTGGTGATCCCGCGGATCAAGAAACTGCAGCTGATAACGCGCGCCTTTGCCGAAGCGCTCCGCAACAAGCCGCTGCCGCCCGACGAAATGCCGGAATGGGAACTCGGCGACATCCTGATCGACGTCCGCATGCTCGGCGACATTCCGGAACAGGAAATCAAGCCGCTGCCGGACGAGGAATAG
- a CDS encoding acyl-CoA carboxylase subunit beta, whose product MSWQDELEELKRREALAEEMGGPEKVARQHSRGKMDARARLAALVDDGSFREIGKIAGVARYDDNGDLEAITPAPYLFGKALINGRPVVATADDFTIRGGAADAGIRRKMLQAEQMAHELKLPIIRMIDGTGGGGSVKTLEQIGATYIPAVPGWGDVVKNLDTVPVVALALGPTAGLGAARIVASHYSIMVKGLSQIFAAGPAVVDGLGAAYKGSDDHQQAKEELGGSDIHTRNGVVDDEVGSEAEAFARARHFLSFMPEHVGQLARRSNCTDPVDRREEALLSLVPREEKQVYSMRRCLDMVFDRGTVFEIGRNWGRACITALARLDGWPVFVLASDPSYLGGSWEAKTSEKVERFVKLADQFRLPIVHLVDNPGFMIGREAEIAGTIRYGVQAMNAVYKATVPLASIVMRRAYGIAGSAMSNAERYQYRYCWPSGDWGSLPIAGGLEVAYKSELEAAEDPEAELEAIRARLDKVTSPFRSAERFNVEDIIDPRDTRPLLCEFADLAWRRLAS is encoded by the coding sequence ATGTCGTGGCAAGACGAGCTTGAAGAGCTGAAAAGGCGCGAAGCGCTCGCCGAGGAGATGGGCGGCCCCGAAAAGGTCGCGCGCCAGCATTCACGCGGCAAGATGGATGCACGCGCGCGGCTGGCAGCCTTGGTCGACGACGGCAGCTTCCGCGAAATCGGCAAGATCGCGGGCGTGGCGCGCTATGACGACAACGGCGATCTCGAAGCCATCACCCCCGCGCCATACCTGTTCGGCAAGGCGCTCATCAATGGCCGCCCCGTCGTCGCCACGGCGGACGATTTCACCATTCGCGGCGGCGCGGCCGATGCCGGAATCAGGCGCAAGATGCTGCAGGCCGAGCAGATGGCGCACGAGCTCAAGCTGCCCATCATCCGGATGATCGACGGCACCGGCGGCGGCGGCTCGGTCAAGACGCTGGAACAGATCGGCGCGACCTATATCCCCGCGGTTCCGGGCTGGGGCGACGTGGTCAAGAACCTCGACACGGTGCCAGTCGTGGCGCTGGCGCTGGGACCGACCGCAGGCCTCGGTGCCGCGCGCATCGTCGCCAGCCATTATTCGATCATGGTCAAGGGATTGAGCCAGATCTTTGCCGCCGGTCCTGCCGTGGTCGACGGCCTTGGCGCAGCCTACAAAGGCTCCGACGATCACCAGCAGGCGAAGGAAGAGCTGGGCGGCAGCGACATTCACACCCGCAACGGCGTGGTCGATGACGAAGTCGGCTCCGAGGCCGAAGCCTTCGCCCGTGCACGGCATTTTCTCAGCTTCATGCCCGAACATGTCGGGCAATTGGCGCGCCGGTCCAACTGCACAGATCCGGTGGACCGCCGCGAGGAAGCGCTGCTCAGCCTCGTGCCGCGCGAGGAGAAGCAGGTCTATTCGATGCGGCGATGCCTCGACATGGTGTTCGACCGGGGCACGGTGTTCGAAATCGGCCGCAACTGGGGCCGTGCCTGCATTACTGCCCTTGCCCGGCTCGATGGCTGGCCGGTCTTCGTGCTGGCGAGCGACCCCAGCTATCTCGGCGGATCGTGGGAGGCCAAGACCAGCGAGAAGGTCGAACGCTTCGTCAAGCTCGCCGACCAGTTCCGCTTGCCCATCGTCCACCTCGTCGACAACCCCGGCTTCATGATCGGGCGCGAGGCGGAAATAGCGGGCACGATCCGCTACGGCGTGCAGGCGATGAACGCGGTCTACAAGGCCACCGTCCCGCTGGCCTCCATCGTCATGCGCCGCGCCTATGGCATTGCCGGCAGCGCGATGAGTAATGCCGAACGCTACCAGTATCGCTATTGCTGGCCCTCGGGCGACTGGGGCAGCCTGCCCATCGCGGGCGGGCTGGAAGTGGCCTACAAGTCGGAGCTGGAGGCCGCCGAGGACCCGGAGGCCGAACTGGAAGCTATCCGTGCACGGCTCGACAAAGTCACCTCGCCCTTCCGCAGCGCCGAGCGCTTCAACGTCGAGGATATCATCGATCCGCGCGACACGCGGCCACTGCTGTGCGAATTCGCCGATCTTGCCTGGAGACGGCTGGCTTCATAG
- a CDS encoding acetyl/propionyl/methylcrotonyl-CoA carboxylase subunit alpha → MISKLLIANRGEIACRIIRTAREMGVATVAVYSDADAKALHVRSADEAVHIGPSPAAESYLVGEKIIAAAKKTGAEAIHPGYGFLSENAGFAQAVIDAGLIWVGPPPAAIDAMGLKDAAKKLMREAGVPVTPGYEGEDQSVERLKKEADAIGYPVLIKAVAGGGGKGMRKVDAAADFVASLESCRREAKASFSNDEVLLEKWITSPRHIEVQVFGDSHGNVVHLFERDCSLQRRHQKVIEEAPAPGMDEATREEICAAAVRAAKAVDYEGAGTIEFIADASEGLRADRIFFMEMNTRLQVEHPVTEEITGVDLVEWQLRVASGEPIPLKQEELFIDGHSIEARLYAEDPNGGFLPSTGRLEHFNLGLEGRIETGVEEGDMISPFYDPMVAKLVIWGETRAEAIDQLAGIAESVEIWPVKTNAAFIANCLRDEEFEEANLDTGFIAAKLETLVSSDEADDDIWQSAADFIVLADTEEHEALPIGLRLNAPGVISTTLTHKGEIRKVSAARSGAQAFATGFVDPARAVVFADGQSFAFERQSRGSGAAAAGDGAILAPMPGKVIALDVAEGDAVTAGQRLMVLEAMKMEHALTAPFDGTVAELAASEGAQVQVEAVLCVVEPSD, encoded by the coding sequence ATGATTTCCAAGCTCCTCATCGCCAACAGAGGCGAGATCGCCTGCCGTATCATTCGCACCGCGCGCGAGATGGGTGTCGCGACGGTCGCGGTCTATTCGGACGCCGATGCCAAGGCGCTGCATGTGCGCAGTGCCGACGAGGCGGTGCATATCGGCCCCTCGCCCGCCGCCGAGAGCTATCTCGTGGGCGAGAAAATCATTGCGGCAGCGAAGAAGACCGGCGCCGAGGCGATCCATCCAGGCTACGGCTTCCTGTCGGAGAATGCGGGCTTCGCGCAGGCCGTGATCGACGCGGGGCTGATCTGGGTCGGGCCCCCGCCCGCCGCCATTGACGCGATGGGCCTCAAGGATGCCGCCAAGAAGCTGATGCGCGAGGCGGGCGTGCCGGTGACGCCCGGTTACGAGGGCGAGGACCAGTCGGTCGAACGGCTGAAGAAGGAAGCCGATGCGATCGGCTATCCGGTGTTGATCAAGGCGGTCGCAGGCGGCGGCGGCAAGGGGATGCGCAAGGTCGATGCCGCGGCGGACTTCGTAGCGAGCCTCGAAAGCTGCCGGCGCGAGGCCAAGGCGAGCTTCTCCAACGACGAGGTGCTGCTCGAAAAGTGGATCACCAGCCCCCGCCATATCGAGGTGCAGGTGTTCGGCGACAGCCACGGCAATGTCGTCCACCTGTTCGAACGCGACTGCTCGTTGCAACGCCGCCACCAGAAGGTGATCGAGGAAGCCCCCGCCCCCGGCATGGACGAGGCCACCCGCGAGGAAATCTGCGCCGCCGCCGTGCGCGCCGCCAAGGCGGTAGATTACGAAGGCGCAGGCACGATCGAATTCATCGCCGACGCCAGCGAAGGCCTGCGCGCCGACCGCATCTTCTTCATGGAAATGAACACGCGGCTTCAGGTCGAACACCCTGTAACCGAAGAGATCACCGGGGTCGATCTGGTGGAGTGGCAGCTGCGCGTAGCGAGTGGTGAGCCGATCCCGCTGAAGCAGGAAGAGCTCTTCATCGACGGCCATTCGATCGAGGCGCGCCTCTATGCCGAGGACCCCAATGGCGGCTTCCTGCCGTCGACCGGAAGGCTCGAGCATTTCAACCTCGGCCTGGAAGGCAGGATCGAGACCGGCGTCGAGGAAGGCGACATGATATCGCCCTTTTACGATCCCATGGTCGCCAAGCTGGTGATTTGGGGCGAAACCCGCGCCGAGGCCATCGATCAGCTCGCAGGCATCGCCGAAAGCGTCGAAATCTGGCCGGTGAAGACCAATGCCGCGTTCATCGCCAACTGCCTGCGCGACGAGGAGTTCGAAGAGGCGAACCTCGATACCGGCTTCATCGCTGCCAAGCTCGAGACGCTAGTCAGCTCTGACGAGGCCGACGACGACATCTGGCAGAGCGCTGCCGATTTCATCGTGCTCGCCGACACCGAAGAACACGAGGCCCTGCCCATCGGCCTGCGCCTCAATGCGCCCGGCGTGATTTCGACCACGCTCACCCACAAGGGCGAGATACGAAAGGTCAGCGCCGCGCGTTCCGGCGCGCAAGCCTTTGCCACGGGCTTCGTCGACCCTGCACGCGCCGTGGTCTTCGCCGACGGTCAGAGCTTCGCTTTCGAGCGCCAATCGCGAGGCTCTGGCGCGGCTGCGGCAGGCGACGGCGCAATCCTCGCGCCCATGCCGGGCAAGGTCATCGCTCTCGATGTGGCCGAGGGGGATGCGGTTACTGCGGGTCAGCGGCTGATGGTGCTCGAGGCGATGAAGATGGAACACGCGCTCACCGCGCCCTTCGACGGGACCGTGGCAGAGCTTGCCGCCAGCGAAGGCGCGCAGGTGCAGGTCGAGGCGGTGCTGTGCGTGGTGGAGCCTTCGGACTAG